In the Nicotiana tabacum cultivar K326 chromosome 16, ASM71507v2, whole genome shotgun sequence genome, one interval contains:
- the LOC107799762 gene encoding basic leucine zipper 43-like, with amino-acid sequence MISSEAAAIHYFAPENNPSSFPTDFGFMHKNLPAFQYNTFLTNNNIQNYQASFPVQDFSQQPSCISSNSTSDESEEQQIRVIDERKQRRMVSNRESARRSRMRKQRHLDELWSQVLRLRTENQNLMNKLNQVTESHDRVIQENMQLKEEASDLRRMITDIQIDSPFHAFSDFDEVTCNTAHLKAESSNQSTK; translated from the coding sequence ATGATTTCATCAGAGGCTGCAGCAATCCACTACTTTGCTCCAGAAAACAACCCCTCATCATTTCCTACTGATTTCGGCTTCATGCACAAAAACTTACCAGCATTCCAATACAACACattcttaacaaacaacaatATACAAAATTATCAGGCCTCTTTTCCTGTTCAAGACTTCAGCCAACAACCCTCATGCATCAGCAGTAACTCGACCTCTGATGAATCGGAGGAACAACAAATCAGAGTCATCGATGAACGAAAGCAAAGGAGAATGGTATCTAATAGGGAATCAGCTAGAAGATCAAGGATGAGGAAGCAGAGGCATCTTGATGAGCTATGGTCTCAAGTTCTTCGCCTTCGAACAGAGAATCAGAATCTGATGAATAAACTAAACCAAGTCACAGAATCTCATGACAGAGTCATTCAGGAGAATATGCAGCTCAAGGAAGAGGCTTCCGACCTTCGTCGGATGATTACTGACATTCAAATTGACAGTCCTTTCCATGCTTTCAGTGACTTCGACGAGGTTACGTGCAACACTGCTCATCTCAAGGCTGAATCATCAAACCAATCCACTAAATAG